A part of Streptomyces sp. DSM 40750 genomic DNA contains:
- a CDS encoding ferredoxin, translated as MPSGVFGRLASGYPPVVTSTTTSHQELVRFLEDRFACAQACTECARACALRASLADPDGPEDQEQMRRKGIMCAEVCDATCRVLSEQPGLDETGIRVQVEWCRTVCLECARVFDGHPGAEDGAKACRECAQACTDFLATLG; from the coding sequence ATGCCGTCCGGCGTGTTTGGCCGCCTGGCCTCCGGCTACCCGCCCGTTGTGACCTCGACGACGACATCCCACCAGGAACTCGTCCGGTTCCTCGAGGACCGCTTCGCCTGTGCGCAGGCGTGCACCGAATGTGCGCGTGCCTGTGCGCTGCGGGCGAGCCTCGCCGATCCGGACGGCCCCGAAGACCAGGAACAGATGCGACGCAAGGGCATCATGTGCGCGGAGGTGTGCGACGCCACCTGCAGGGTGCTCTCCGAGCAGCCCGGCCTCGACGAGACCGGTATCCGCGTACAGGTGGAGTGGTGCCGAACCGTCTGCCTGGAGTGCGCGCGCGTCTTCGACGGGCACCCCGGCGCCGAGGATGGCGCCAAGGCCTGCCGCGAGTGCGCCCAGGCCTGCACGGACTTCCTCGCCACCCTCGGCTGA
- a CDS encoding DUF6479 family protein, which produces MNMEWTDIAAERSVLGGIAPFLAGVAVVSMLIGALWLGARVRAREPHRPRPEEQPRMPEGGPVREERVNREPDEIPKSDYRLTPYEVHGNMGSRPSEEKKRPRWSKGGSGSFGSGGLGAH; this is translated from the coding sequence ATGAACATGGAATGGACTGATATAGCCGCAGAACGAAGCGTACTGGGCGGTATCGCACCGTTCCTGGCAGGCGTCGCCGTGGTGTCCATGCTGATCGGCGCCCTCTGGCTGGGCGCCCGCGTACGCGCCCGGGAGCCGCACCGACCGCGCCCCGAGGAGCAGCCCCGGATGCCGGAAGGCGGCCCTGTCCGTGAGGAGCGGGTGAACCGCGAGCCGGACGAGATCCCGAAGAGCGACTACCGGCTGACACCGTACGAGGTGCACGGAAACATGGGCTCCCGCCCGAGCGAGGAGAAGAAGCGGCCGCGCTGGAGCAAGGGCGGCAGCGGCTCCTTCGGGAGTGGCGGCCTCGGCGCCCACTGA
- a CDS encoding 4-hydroxybenzoate 3-monooxygenase, with protein MHTTVGIIGGGPAGLLLARLLHNAGIDSVVLERKDRTYVEQRQRAGILEQATVDVLRAAGAGARLDAEGMPHDGIELRFDGRAHRVDFPELTGGRRVWVYAQTEVVKDLIALQLAEGGPLLFEAEVHGVEGADTDRPRIHYTHEGREQTLTCDYVVGCDGFHGVARNAVPDGVRTTYERTYPYSWLGILADAPPVYDELIYAHSERGFALASMRSASVSRLYLQVPNGTDPADWSDERIWDELDARFALTANPGWRLKRGPVTSKAVLPMRSHVTEPMRYGRVFLAGDAAHIVPPTGAKGLNLAATDVIVLARAFAQLQESGSTELLDAYSDTCLRRVWRAEHFSYFMTTTLHADPAQSPFETKLQLSQLDRVATSRHAAAELAENYTGLPLDATS; from the coding sequence ATGCACACCACCGTCGGCATCATCGGCGGCGGCCCGGCGGGGCTGCTGCTGGCCCGTCTGCTGCACAACGCGGGAATCGACAGTGTGGTTCTGGAGCGCAAGGACCGCACATATGTCGAACAGCGCCAGCGCGCCGGGATCCTGGAGCAGGCCACCGTGGACGTGCTGCGCGCCGCCGGCGCGGGGGCGCGCCTGGATGCCGAGGGTATGCCCCACGACGGCATCGAGCTGCGCTTCGACGGCCGTGCCCACCGCGTCGACTTCCCCGAGCTGACCGGCGGGCGCCGGGTGTGGGTCTATGCCCAGACCGAGGTCGTCAAGGACCTCATCGCCCTCCAGCTCGCCGAGGGCGGGCCCCTGCTGTTCGAGGCCGAGGTGCACGGGGTGGAGGGCGCCGACACCGACCGCCCGCGGATCCACTACACCCATGAGGGTCGCGAGCAGACCCTGACCTGCGACTACGTGGTCGGCTGTGACGGCTTCCACGGGGTGGCGCGCAACGCTGTTCCGGACGGCGTGCGGACGACGTACGAGCGGACGTACCCCTACTCCTGGCTGGGCATCCTCGCCGACGCCCCGCCCGTCTACGACGAGTTGATCTACGCCCACTCCGAGCGCGGTTTCGCGCTGGCGAGCATGCGGTCGGCGTCCGTGAGCCGTCTCTACCTCCAGGTCCCGAACGGCACCGACCCCGCCGACTGGTCGGACGAGCGGATCTGGGACGAGCTGGACGCCCGTTTCGCCCTCACCGCGAACCCGGGCTGGCGGCTCAAGCGCGGGCCCGTCACCTCCAAGGCCGTCCTGCCCATGCGCAGCCATGTCACCGAGCCGATGCGTTACGGCCGGGTCTTCCTGGCCGGCGACGCCGCCCACATCGTGCCGCCCACCGGCGCCAAGGGTCTCAACCTGGCCGCCACCGACGTCATCGTGCTGGCGCGCGCCTTCGCCCAGCTCCAGGAGAGCGGCTCGACCGAACTGCTCGACGCGTACTCCGACACCTGTCTGCGCCGGGTGTGGCGGGCCGAGCACTTCTCCTACTTCATGACCACGACCCTCCACGCCGACCCGGCCCAGTCCCCGTTCGAGACCAAGCTCCAGCTCTCGCAGCTCGACCGCGTCGCCACCTCACGGCACGCGGCCGCCGAGCTGGCGGAGAACTACACGGGGCTGCCGCTGGACGCCACGTCCTAG
- a CDS encoding type III PLP-dependent enzyme: protein MTLPTPAVRDRLLSLAPTELPAYVYDLAALREHAAQVRAALPERVELYYAAKANPEPEILAALGPYVDGYEVSSGGELAHVANAVPGRPLAFGGPGKTPDEIRAALHQGVERFHVESEHDLRMLAELARQAAPDARVGVLLRFNLAVADGSLAGSSLAMGGRPTPFGLDPSQAPNVLRPLTDGTYPHLELRGVHAHLASGLDAPEQLSVARSIVDWATGLGVTLREVNVGGGMAVDYTDPGIRFDWKTYGEGLVQLADDHPQLTLRIEPGRALTAYCGWYATEVLDVKHSHGEEFAVVRGGTHHLRTPATKGHDQPCSVLPVEEWPHPWPRPAAEGEYVSLTGQLCTPKDLLARNAHAPGLRAGDRVAFSLAGAYAWNISHHDFLMHPRPGFHFLGRPC, encoded by the coding sequence ATGACCCTCCCCACCCCCGCCGTACGCGACCGCCTCCTGTCCCTGGCGCCCACCGAACTCCCCGCGTACGTCTACGACTTGGCGGCGCTGCGTGAACACGCCGCACAGGTACGTGCCGCCCTCCCCGAACGCGTCGAGCTGTACTACGCCGCCAAGGCCAACCCCGAGCCGGAGATCCTCGCCGCGCTCGGCCCGTACGTCGATGGCTACGAGGTGTCCTCCGGCGGTGAACTCGCCCACGTCGCCAATGCCGTCCCGGGCCGCCCGCTGGCCTTCGGCGGCCCCGGCAAGACACCGGACGAGATCCGCGCCGCCCTGCACCAGGGTGTCGAACGCTTCCACGTGGAGAGCGAGCACGACCTGCGCATGCTGGCCGAACTGGCCCGCCAGGCGGCGCCGGACGCGCGGGTGGGGGTGCTCCTCCGCTTCAACCTCGCGGTGGCCGACGGCTCACTGGCCGGCAGCTCGCTCGCCATGGGCGGCCGCCCCACCCCCTTCGGCCTGGACCCCTCACAGGCACCCAACGTCCTCCGCCCCCTCACGGACGGCACCTACCCACACCTCGAACTGCGCGGCGTCCATGCCCACTTGGCGAGCGGCCTCGACGCCCCCGAGCAACTCTCCGTCGCCCGCTCGATCGTGGACTGGGCGACGGGGCTCGGCGTCACGCTCCGCGAGGTGAACGTCGGCGGCGGCATGGCCGTCGACTACACGGACCCAGGGATCCGCTTCGACTGGAAGACGTACGGCGAAGGCCTCGTCCAACTCGCCGACGACCACCCCCAACTGACGCTCCGTATCGAACCCGGCCGGGCGCTGACCGCGTACTGCGGCTGGTACGCCACCGAGGTGCTGGACGTGAAGCACAGCCACGGCGAGGAGTTCGCCGTGGTCCGCGGCGGCACCCACCACTTGCGCACCCCGGCGACCAAGGGGCACGACCAGCCGTGCTCGGTGCTGCCGGTCGAGGAGTGGCCGCACCCGTGGCCGCGCCCGGCGGCCGAGGGGGAGTACGTCAGCCTCACCGGTCAGCTGTGCACCCCGAAGGACCTCCTCGCCCGAAACGCCCACGCGCCCGGACTGCGGGCCGGGGACCGGGTGGCGTTCTCCCTCGCGGGCGCGTACGCGTGGAACATCTCGCACCACGACTTCCTGATGCATCCGCGCCCCGGCTTCCATTTCCTCGGCCGGCCATGTTGA
- a CDS encoding IucA/IucC family protein translates to MPPLTDSLGTTHLPTADDAVAHTLLNCLLREVSGPEHQTAVIDGHLLLRLPRRGLLLRVALRRTSLLGAHRFTGPVQEQSDTGWTELDWRRLAEYTHDELALRTGVRNDEFLHQIDSSHRTLATALATRETTALATHDTAPHGLPDYLASEQSLLFGHRFHPTPKARTGDADAWQSYAPEAGASFPLRHLAVRDHLIAEESAEAGATAVLDRVRGDVPEGYRLLPAHPWQYEMLREHRLLREALGRGDILDLGPGGREYAATASVRTLFDGDSFLKFSLNVRITNCLRKNASYELSGAVALTRVLAPALTDLETRFPGSAMLREPAYRSLAVPGPDGTPDRALLEGFGVIVREGLSRRLLPGTTPLLAAAVADEYPTSAAHISRLLDGAGPEAALDWWRVYLRLLVPPVLSAYFDHGLVLEPHLQNVLICVDSDGMPAQVLFRDLEGTKLVPDHHADTLAALPPEVAGPMSYDAQRGWDRVVYCLLVNHVAELLAALADLHPETEADLWAAVRATIRAYADEEGCPPRLSALLAGVPLPAKTNLLTRWERKADREAGYVRLPSPLAEDVLRWGTR, encoded by the coding sequence ATGCCCCCGCTCACCGACTCGCTCGGTACCACCCACCTCCCCACCGCGGACGACGCGGTGGCCCACACCCTCCTCAACTGCCTGCTGCGCGAGGTGTCCGGCCCCGAACACCAGACCGCCGTCATCGACGGCCACCTGCTGCTGCGCCTGCCCCGCCGTGGCCTCCTGCTCCGCGTCGCCCTCCGCCGTACGTCCCTGCTGGGCGCCCACCGCTTCACCGGCCCCGTCCAGGAGCAGTCCGACACCGGCTGGACGGAGCTCGACTGGCGCCGCCTCGCCGAGTACACGCACGACGAGTTGGCCCTGCGCACCGGCGTCCGCAACGACGAGTTCCTGCACCAGATCGACTCCAGTCACCGCACCCTTGCCACCGCTCTCGCCACCCGCGAGACCACCGCGCTCGCCACTCACGACACGGCCCCGCACGGGCTCCCGGACTACCTCGCCTCCGAGCAGTCCCTGCTGTTCGGCCACCGCTTCCACCCCACTCCCAAGGCCCGCACGGGCGACGCGGACGCCTGGCAGTCGTACGCCCCCGAGGCCGGCGCCTCCTTCCCGCTGCGCCACCTCGCCGTCCGCGACCACCTGATCGCCGAGGAGAGCGCCGAAGCGGGCGCCACCGCCGTGCTCGACCGGGTACGCGGCGACGTCCCCGAGGGCTACCGGCTGCTGCCCGCCCACCCCTGGCAGTACGAGATGCTGCGCGAACACCGGCTGCTGCGCGAGGCCCTCGGCCGCGGCGACATCCTCGACCTCGGCCCCGGCGGACGGGAGTACGCGGCCACCGCCTCCGTCCGCACCCTCTTCGACGGCGACTCCTTCCTGAAGTTCAGCCTCAACGTCCGCATCACCAACTGCCTGCGCAAGAACGCCAGTTACGAACTCTCCGGTGCCGTCGCCCTCACCCGCGTCCTCGCCCCGGCCCTCACCGACCTGGAGACCCGCTTCCCCGGCAGCGCCATGCTCCGCGAACCCGCCTACCGGAGCCTCGCCGTCCCCGGCCCCGACGGCACCCCCGACCGCGCCCTCCTCGAAGGGTTCGGCGTGATCGTCCGCGAAGGCCTGTCCCGGCGACTGCTGCCCGGCACGACCCCGCTGCTCGCGGCCGCCGTCGCCGACGAGTACCCGACCAGCGCCGCCCACATCTCCCGCCTCCTCGACGGCGCGGGCCCCGAGGCCGCCCTGGACTGGTGGCGGGTCTACCTCCGCCTCCTCGTCCCGCCCGTGCTCTCCGCCTACTTCGACCACGGCCTCGTCCTGGAACCCCACCTCCAGAACGTCCTCATCTGCGTCGACAGCGACGGCATGCCCGCCCAGGTCCTCTTCCGCGACCTGGAGGGCACCAAGCTCGTCCCCGACCACCACGCCGACACCCTCGCCGCGCTCCCGCCCGAGGTCGCCGGCCCGATGTCGTACGACGCCCAGCGCGGCTGGGACCGCGTCGTGTACTGCCTGCTCGTCAACCATGTCGCCGAGCTGCTCGCCGCCCTCGCCGACCTGCATCCCGAGACCGAGGCAGACCTGTGGGCGGCGGTCCGCGCGACCATCCGGGCCTACGCGGACGAGGAAGGCTGCCCACCCCGCCTCTCCGCCCTGCTCGCCGGGGTCCCCCTGCCCGCCAAGACCAACCTGCTCACCCGCTGGGAACGCAAGGCCGACCGCGAGGCCGGCTACGTCCGCCTGCCCTCCCCCCTCGCCGAGGACGTCCTCCGCTGGGGCACCCGATGA
- a CDS encoding MFS transporter, whose protein sequence is MTAEALAMSRPAFGRRQVHAVAACYFVASFAALGLPPYFTEILPELGDRTARWAGVLYVVPTVFSAIAAPVWGRLADRFGRKRLLLRAQLGLAVSFLLAGWADSLTMFTVALVLQGILGGTFAASNGYLGAALEGPRLSRALTLMQGSARAALVFAPIVVGALSPWMSPHRQYALLALLPLAAALLLAALPEPSEVTETRHEETETVDIAPVAALRRLYALEFAFVFSTVISFPYLISLVEERLPGASAALSGLLFALPHLCYLVTAMAVHRATANRPRHGMALGFALIALGLAGHGVADTLPTLIAVRLLLGAGLTLGMVGLSVLAADCARGRAPGGMFGSLEFFSKAGAVAAGVTAAVGSARFGPAAPVLIGGGVAALTVFATLLPPHPRTRWSH, encoded by the coding sequence ATGACCGCAGAGGCGCTTGCGATGTCGCGCCCCGCGTTCGGCCGCCGGCAGGTGCACGCCGTGGCCGCCTGCTACTTCGTGGCGTCGTTCGCCGCGCTGGGGCTGCCGCCGTACTTCACCGAGATACTGCCGGAGCTCGGCGACCGAACCGCCCGCTGGGCGGGTGTGCTGTACGTGGTGCCCACCGTGTTCAGCGCGATCGCGGCCCCCGTGTGGGGGCGGCTCGCCGACCGCTTCGGACGAAAACGGCTGCTGCTGCGGGCGCAGTTGGGCCTCGCGGTCTCCTTCCTGCTGGCCGGCTGGGCCGACTCGCTCACCATGTTCACGGTGGCGCTGGTGCTCCAGGGCATCCTCGGCGGCACGTTCGCGGCCTCCAACGGCTATCTGGGCGCCGCACTGGAGGGACCGCGGCTGTCGAGGGCGCTGACCCTCATGCAGGGCAGCGCGCGGGCCGCCCTCGTCTTCGCGCCGATCGTCGTCGGCGCGCTGTCACCCTGGATGTCCCCGCACCGCCAGTACGCCCTCCTCGCACTGCTCCCGCTCGCCGCCGCCCTCCTCCTGGCCGCCCTGCCCGAACCGAGCGAGGTCACCGAGACGCGGCACGAGGAGACGGAGACCGTCGACATCGCCCCCGTGGCCGCGCTGCGCAGGCTCTACGCCCTGGAGTTCGCCTTCGTGTTCTCCACGGTCATCTCCTTCCCCTACCTGATATCCCTCGTCGAGGAACGCCTCCCGGGCGCCTCCGCCGCGCTCTCCGGCCTGCTCTTCGCCCTGCCGCACCTCTGTTATCTGGTGACGGCCATGGCCGTGCACCGTGCGACAGCGAACCGCCCCCGGCACGGCATGGCCCTCGGCTTCGCGCTGATAGCCCTCGGCCTGGCCGGCCACGGCGTCGCCGACACCCTTCCCACGCTCATCGCCGTGCGCCTGCTGCTCGGCGCGGGCCTCACCCTCGGCATGGTCGGCCTCTCGGTGCTGGCCGCCGACTGCGCCCGGGGCCGCGCCCCCGGTGGGATGTTCGGCTCGCTGGAGTTCTTCTCCAAGGCCGGCGCCGTCGCCGCCGGGGTGACCGCCGCCGTGGGCAGCGCCCGGTTCGGCCCCGCCGCGCCGGTGCTGATAGGCGGCGGCGTGGCCGCCCTCACCGTCTTCGCGACTCTTCTGCCCCCACATCCGCGTACCCGCTGGAGCCACTGA
- a CDS encoding IucA/IucC family protein has product MTPVASENAAVTAVAGETEAVTAVEAEAVAASVNAPAVTTAPVAGPASQLLTRVLSALLREDVVGLRTRGTLVHHPDGPWLRLPAVDGDDALLLPVTEDGFQHAYAARLPLLVRESDGTHLTTSDTVLAALRALAEPVDRDGFDAFAEECGQTLATMQLHEATGQEVADGLTELYGPDLADWTGLRGGLAYETLAARLDHPVYPTARGRSGLDESQLRGYAPEFHPNFALHWLALPRESVTVAGELPDGWPTPSGLGLADLDRTHVALPVHPLTVGEPLDAALREAGLADRAVLADRVYLDVVPTLSMRTVAPAAAPSLHLKLPLATATLGLRNKRSIKPGTLVDGAAGQRLLAAVIEREPRFKGRVLHADETVYAHAGHELLAVLCRRYPADLDDCVVVPMAALLAEAPGGGLVVDHLADRFHGGDPIALLDAVLTPLFDWQTTLFGYGIALESHQQNVSLVFGPEPGDLRLLLKDNDGPRINRTRLAATLGEGEGEGEGEGEGEGGGTWGFDDARTFGPDDRAVADVFTTITLHLCAGAYAFGLARHGRAPLPELLSLVRDRLAEAVDRLGGDAAAVLRERVLNAPELPVKAMVTAGTLLSKERSGAADINKHYTTGPNYLLLEGGSA; this is encoded by the coding sequence ATGACCCCCGTCGCCTCCGAAAACGCCGCCGTGACCGCTGTCGCCGGCGAGACCGAAGCCGTGACCGCTGTCGAGGCCGAAGCCGTCGCCGCTTCAGTGAACGCCCCCGCCGTCACCACCGCTCCGGTGGCCGGGCCCGCATCCCAGCTGCTCACACGCGTGCTCAGCGCCCTGCTCCGCGAGGATGTCGTCGGCCTGCGCACCCGCGGCACGCTCGTCCACCACCCGGACGGCCCCTGGCTCCGCCTGCCCGCCGTCGACGGCGACGACGCCCTGCTCCTGCCCGTCACCGAGGACGGCTTCCAGCACGCGTACGCCGCCCGACTGCCCCTCCTCGTAAGGGAGTCGGACGGCACACACCTCACCACCTCCGACACCGTCCTCGCCGCACTGCGCGCCCTCGCCGAGCCCGTCGACCGCGACGGCTTCGACGCCTTCGCCGAGGAGTGCGGTCAGACGCTCGCGACGATGCAGCTGCACGAGGCGACGGGGCAGGAAGTGGCCGACGGGCTCACCGAGCTCTACGGCCCCGACCTGGCCGACTGGACGGGCCTGCGCGGCGGTCTGGCGTACGAGACCCTGGCCGCGCGTCTCGACCACCCGGTCTACCCGACCGCGCGCGGCCGCTCGGGCCTGGACGAGAGCCAACTACGCGGCTACGCACCGGAGTTTCACCCGAACTTCGCGCTGCACTGGCTTGCACTGCCCCGGGAGTCGGTCACCGTCGCCGGGGAACTCCCGGACGGCTGGCCCACCCCCTCCGGGCTCGGTCTCGCGGACCTCGACCGCACCCATGTCGCCCTGCCCGTCCACCCGTTGACCGTGGGCGAGCCACTCGACGCGGCTCTGCGCGAGGCGGGACTCGCGGACCGGGCCGTGCTCGCCGACCGGGTGTACCTCGACGTCGTGCCCACGCTGTCCATGCGTACGGTCGCGCCTGCCGCCGCCCCCTCCCTGCACCTCAAACTGCCCCTGGCCACCGCCACATTGGGCCTGCGCAACAAGCGCTCCATCAAGCCCGGCACCCTCGTCGACGGCGCCGCCGGTCAGCGGCTGCTGGCGGCGGTGATCGAGCGCGAGCCCCGCTTCAAGGGCCGGGTGCTGCACGCCGACGAGACGGTGTACGCGCACGCCGGGCACGAGCTGCTCGCCGTGCTGTGCCGCCGCTACCCGGCAGACCTCGACGACTGCGTCGTCGTCCCCATGGCCGCCCTGCTCGCCGAGGCACCCGGCGGGGGACTGGTCGTCGACCACCTCGCCGACCGCTTCCACGGCGGTGATCCGATCGCCCTGCTGGACGCGGTGCTCACCCCGCTGTTCGACTGGCAGACCACGCTCTTCGGGTACGGCATCGCCCTGGAGTCGCACCAGCAGAACGTCTCCCTGGTCTTCGGCCCCGAGCCGGGCGACCTGCGGCTGCTGCTGAAGGACAACGACGGGCCGCGCATCAACCGCACCCGACTGGCCGCCACGCTCGGCGAAGGCGAAGGCGAAGGCGAAGGCGAAGGCGAAGGCGAAGGCGGTGGCACCTGGGGCTTCGACGACGCCCGGACCTTCGGCCCGGACGACCGGGCGGTGGCCGACGTCTTCACCACCATCACCCTCCATCTGTGCGCGGGCGCCTACGCTTTCGGCCTCGCCCGCCACGGCCGCGCTCCGCTGCCGGAGCTGCTGAGCCTGGTACGGGACAGGCTCGCCGAGGCCGTCGACCGGCTCGGCGGCGACGCGGCGGCCGTACTGCGCGAGCGGGTGCTGAACGCGCCCGAGCTGCCGGTGAAGGCGATGGTGACCGCCGGAACCCTGCTCAGCAAGGAGCGGTCGGGCGCCGCCGACATCAACAAGCACTACACCACCGGGCCCAACTACCTTCTCCTGGAAGGTGGTTCGGCATGA
- a CDS encoding ATP-grasp domain-containing protein — MRLYVLALNPTDSVTEGFLPAAARIGLDVTILTDQPDAHRTAYPEYPGTEILECDVRDYRAVVTRISTHHRPDAVFTNSDHLQTQAALAAQYFGLPGKDWRATLRSKDKGEMRRHLAAAGVDTVWSAEITDPADLTGRLVVDAPYPCVVKPREGVASEDVVLVDTAGDLVARGKEILARRPGVTLVVEEYLPGELYTLETLGDGRVRHVLGGFHTELSPPPYFIEERLSFVPAHPEPVVAQILAQLDALGVGFGACHTEFVVHDGRARIIEVNYRAIGDQCDLLLAQLLDLPLFDHILRTHLGEPLPTDLDIRRDGAARLEYPCAERAGTLVDAPAAAQLTVDGVRLTYRPLREIGERHELYSTNRDYLGVLRATGTRQETVDRVVAEFLAAQRWEIQP, encoded by the coding sequence ATGCGCCTGTACGTGCTCGCACTGAACCCCACCGACTCCGTCACCGAGGGCTTTCTGCCCGCCGCAGCCCGGATCGGTCTGGACGTCACCATCCTCACCGACCAGCCCGACGCCCACCGCACCGCGTACCCGGAGTATCCTGGGACCGAGATCCTGGAGTGCGACGTACGCGACTACCGCGCCGTCGTCACCCGGATCTCCACCCACCACCGGCCGGACGCGGTCTTCACCAACAGCGACCACCTCCAGACCCAGGCCGCCCTCGCCGCCCAGTACTTCGGCCTCCCCGGCAAGGACTGGCGGGCCACCCTGCGCAGCAAGGACAAGGGCGAGATGCGCCGCCATCTGGCCGCCGCCGGCGTGGACACCGTCTGGTCCGCCGAGATCACCGATCCGGCCGACCTCACCGGCCGCCTCGTCGTCGACGCCCCGTACCCCTGTGTCGTCAAGCCCCGCGAAGGCGTCGCCAGCGAGGACGTCGTGCTGGTCGACACCGCCGGGGACCTGGTGGCCCGCGGCAAGGAGATCCTGGCCCGCCGCCCGGGTGTCACCCTCGTCGTCGAGGAGTATCTGCCGGGTGAGCTGTACACCCTGGAGACCCTCGGCGACGGCCGCGTCCGGCACGTCCTCGGCGGCTTCCACACCGAGCTGTCCCCGCCGCCGTACTTCATCGAGGAACGGCTCAGCTTCGTCCCGGCCCACCCCGAGCCGGTCGTCGCCCAGATCCTCGCCCAACTCGACGCGCTGGGCGTCGGGTTCGGCGCCTGCCACACCGAGTTCGTCGTGCACGACGGCCGGGCCCGCATCATCGAGGTCAACTACCGTGCCATCGGCGACCAGTGCGACCTGCTGCTCGCCCAGCTCCTCGACCTCCCGCTCTTCGACCACATCCTCCGCACCCACCTCGGCGAGCCGCTGCCCACCGACCTGGACATCCGGCGCGACGGCGCGGCCCGCCTGGAGTACCCCTGCGCCGAACGGGCGGGCACGCTCGTCGACGCCCCCGCCGCCGCCCAACTCACCGTCGACGGCGTCCGTCTGACATACCGTCCGCTCCGCGAGATCGGCGAACGGCACGAGCTGTACTCGACCAACCGCGACTACCTCGGCGTCCTCCGCGCCACCGGCACCCGCCAGGAGACCGTCGACCGGGTGGTCGCGGAATTCCTCGCCGCACAGCGCTGGGAGATCCAGCCGTGA
- a CDS encoding ABC transporter substrate-binding protein: MLKRSPLRGFGRPGTALLAVVLGTGLLAACGDDDSTKTTDTTQAGADTAAFPRTLKTVMGDVKVPSQPKKVVVLDTGELDDVTLLGIDPVGAVAPHFKTEGGFPTYLEGDLENTMDVGPLLEPNLEKIASLKPDLILSSKVRHEKVYDKLSAIAPTVFTETTGGVWKENLKVHAEALGLEDEAAAKLKEYETQAKALGAAIKEKDGTMPTVSVVRFVAGPTRLYASNSYSGVVLDDIGFQRPTSQISDDPAVTMKDVSPEEIDQADADLIFVTTADTPDKTQQKQVTSNPVWKDLPAVKGDKVFEVPDETWMSGIGVQAAEEMLTDVAKATGVELPKQ; encoded by the coding sequence ATGCTCAAGCGATCCCCCCTGCGCGGATTCGGCCGCCCCGGCACCGCGCTCCTCGCCGTCGTACTCGGTACGGGCCTCCTGGCCGCCTGCGGCGACGACGACTCCACCAAGACGACCGACACCACCCAGGCCGGCGCCGACACCGCCGCCTTCCCGCGCACCCTCAAGACCGTGATGGGCGACGTCAAGGTCCCGTCGCAGCCGAAGAAGGTCGTCGTCCTCGACACCGGTGAGCTGGACGACGTCACCCTGCTCGGCATCGACCCCGTCGGCGCCGTCGCCCCGCACTTCAAGACGGAGGGCGGCTTCCCGACGTACCTGGAGGGCGACCTCGAGAACACCATGGACGTCGGCCCGCTCCTGGAGCCGAACCTGGAGAAGATCGCCTCCCTCAAGCCCGATCTGATCCTGTCGTCCAAGGTCCGGCACGAGAAGGTCTACGACAAGCTCAGCGCCATCGCCCCGACCGTCTTCACCGAGACCACCGGCGGTGTGTGGAAGGAGAACCTCAAGGTCCACGCCGAGGCGCTGGGCCTGGAGGACGAGGCCGCGGCCAAGCTGAAGGAGTACGAGACGCAGGCCAAGGCGCTCGGCGCGGCCATCAAGGAGAAGGACGGCACCATGCCGACCGTCTCCGTCGTCCGCTTCGTCGCCGGCCCGACCCGCCTCTACGCCTCCAACTCCTACAGCGGCGTCGTCCTCGACGACATCGGCTTCCAGCGCCCGACGTCGCAGATCTCCGACGACCCGGCCGTGACCATGAAGGACGTCAGCCCGGAGGAGATCGACCAGGCCGACGCCGACCTGATCTTCGTCACCACCGCCGACACCCCGGACAAGACCCAGCAGAAGCAGGTCACCTCCAACCCGGTCTGGAAGGACCTGCCCGCCGTCAAGGGCGACAAGGTCTTCGAGGTCCCGGACGAGACCTGGATGTCCGGCATCGGCGTCCAGGCGGCCGAGGAGATGCTCACCGACGTGGCGAAGGCCACCGGCGTCGAGCTGCCCAAGCAGTAA